In Paenibacillus sp. G2S3, a single window of DNA contains:
- a CDS encoding sugar phosphate isomerase/epimerase, translated as MSIPLQLGVRAHDFTQVPLQELIEKIKYYNFSHIQFALKKSFPDSAPSLTAISPGTASYYGNAFRQAGIQIAVLGCYVNIVDTDPQKRAQALAEFTTHLRLARDFGASLVGTETGSVGQGYTPANFTEEAFQEVITSVKAMVAEAERFGVTVGIEAGLHHPLYTASLTRRLLDEIPSNNLQVILDCANLMSPTNYLHQEATIMEALKLLGNRIAIIHLKDFVVQDGAIKIVPVGQGWLEFEPILRYMKYERPHIQGILESTPESHLRESIVFLQRIYEEV; from the coding sequence ATGAGCATTCCCCTTCAGCTAGGTGTTCGAGCACATGATTTCACACAAGTTCCCTTGCAGGAATTAATTGAGAAAATAAAATATTATAATTTTTCTCATATCCAGTTTGCACTTAAGAAATCTTTTCCTGATAGTGCCCCTAGTCTGACAGCGATAAGTCCCGGAACGGCCAGTTATTATGGAAATGCCTTTAGACAGGCTGGTATTCAGATTGCCGTACTTGGCTGTTACGTTAATATCGTAGACACCGATCCACAGAAACGGGCACAAGCGTTAGCCGAGTTCACTACGCATCTTCGCTTGGCCAGAGATTTCGGCGCTAGTCTGGTAGGAACAGAGACCGGAAGTGTAGGTCAGGGCTATACCCCAGCTAATTTTACAGAAGAGGCTTTTCAAGAGGTAATTACATCGGTAAAGGCTATGGTGGCAGAGGCCGAACGTTTTGGCGTGACGGTAGGAATCGAAGCGGGACTCCATCATCCGCTGTACACCGCATCTTTAACTCGCAGACTGCTGGATGAGATCCCTTCTAATAATCTTCAGGTCATATTAGATTGCGCTAATCTCATGTCACCTACAAACTACTTGCATCAGGAAGCTACTATTATGGAGGCTTTGAAGCTCTTAGGAAATCGAATTGCCATCATTCATTTAAAAGATTTTGTCGTGCAAGATGGAGCCATCAAAATTGTTCCTGTAGGTCAGGGCTGGCTTGAATTTGAGCCAATTCTTCGTTATATGAAATATGAGCGTCCGCATATTCAGGGCATTTTAGAGAGTACTCCTGAATCGCATCTAAGAGAAAGCATCGTTTTTTTACAGCGGATATATGAAGAAGTGTAA
- a CDS encoding DUF2269 family protein: MELTDIISKIVVVIHVIASIVGIGPAFVLPILTSSAKTGSQLRFVFGIMKKINRFPKTGGITLILTGILLMIIDKMGLSVLWIDLSLLFFIVIEVIIIGFVEPRLKKLTQLVMASEGDEIPVGYTAAINKIAPLEAAVHVLTIVIIILMVVKPV; this comes from the coding sequence ATGGAATTGACGGATATCATCTCTAAGATTGTGGTAGTTATACATGTTATAGCATCCATAGTCGGAATTGGGCCAGCTTTTGTGCTGCCAATACTGACAAGCTCTGCCAAGACTGGCAGCCAGCTTCGTTTTGTATTTGGCATAATGAAGAAAATAAACAGATTCCCTAAGACGGGTGGGATCACCCTAATTCTTACAGGCATTTTGTTAATGATCATTGATAAAATGGGCTTGTCGGTGTTGTGGATCGATCTTTCGTTATTATTTTTTATCGTGATAGAAGTCATTATTATTGGATTTGTTGAGCCTCGATTGAAAAAGCTGACCCAGCTCGTGATGGCGAGTGAAGGCGACGAAATACCTGTAGGCTACACCGCCGCTATAAACAAGATCGCTCCGTTAGAAGCAGCTGTTCATGTGCTCACTATCGTCATTATTATATTAATGGTAGTAAAGCCGGTATAA
- a CDS encoding glycosyltransferase family 1 protein has protein sequence MRLALFTDTFLPQTNGVSLTLQRLTTHLNRRGIEHLLFSPKSAPEDSYADPIRPITSIPFFLYPECRLALPNMSSIQSELKAFRPDLLHLATPFNIGLCGLRYARKLGLPHVASYHTHFDRYLEYYRMKKIAPLYWKYMKWFHRTCDVTFAPSNETLDSLQAQGFQRLKLWSRGIDCNLYTPKKRSHQVRDRYGISAPLLLLYVGRIAPEKDINTLAITMQQLPESMQAQVHWLIVGDGPLLSEMRAQAPQNVTFTGYKHGDELAQLYASADLFVFPSSTETFGNVVLEAMASGLPVLAVNEGGVKDLVIPGRTGMIAPPRSPGAFIREICACIEQPQKLTAMGYEGRQLALGRSWESIFDGLIRDYEEILENRRFDLIPALLPLI, from the coding sequence ATGCGTCTTGCTTTATTTACAGACACATTTCTTCCGCAAACGAATGGTGTTTCCCTTACGCTTCAGCGCTTAACCACTCATTTGAACCGGCGAGGTATCGAGCATCTGCTATTTTCGCCGAAATCTGCTCCTGAAGACAGTTATGCTGATCCCATACGTCCCATTACCAGTATCCCCTTTTTCTTATACCCAGAATGTAGACTCGCACTGCCGAATATGTCCTCCATCCAATCAGAGCTAAAAGCTTTTCGACCCGATCTGCTTCATTTGGCTACTCCGTTCAATATCGGTCTATGCGGCCTTCGCTATGCGCGAAAGCTTGGCCTGCCTCATGTCGCCTCCTACCATACCCATTTTGATCGCTATCTTGAATATTATCGGATGAAAAAAATCGCACCTCTTTATTGGAAGTACATGAAGTGGTTTCATCGAACCTGCGATGTTACCTTCGCGCCCTCCAACGAAACACTCGATTCCCTCCAAGCTCAAGGTTTTCAACGTTTGAAGCTTTGGTCTAGAGGCATCGACTGCAATCTCTACACTCCGAAAAAACGCAGCCATCAGGTCCGTGATCGTTACGGAATTAGCGCACCTTTACTACTGCTATATGTAGGAAGAATCGCCCCTGAAAAAGATATCAATACCCTTGCTATCACCATGCAGCAATTGCCCGAGTCTATGCAAGCTCAGGTTCATTGGTTAATTGTTGGAGACGGTCCCTTATTATCAGAGATGCGGGCGCAGGCACCACAAAATGTCACGTTTACGGGCTACAAGCACGGTGATGAGCTTGCTCAATTGTATGCCTCAGCTGATCTATTTGTCTTCCCTTCCAGTACGGAAACCTTCGGTAATGTTGTCCTTGAAGCCATGGCCTCTGGACTGCCTGTCCTCGCCGTAAATGAAGGTGGGGTGAAGGATCTGGTTATACCCGGTCGCACAGGAATGATCGCCCCACCTCGTTCCCCGGGTGCTTTTATTCGTGAGATTTGCGCATGTATAGAGCAACCCCAAAAGCTGACTGCTATGGGGTATGAGGGGCGACAGCTGGCACTCGGCCGCTCGTGGGAGTCCATTTTTGATGGACTCATTCGCGATTATGAAGAGATCCTTGAGAATAGACGCTTCGATCTTATACCGGCTTTACTACCATTAATATAA
- a CDS encoding SGNH/GDSL hydrolase family protein — MIASGNYSPEKYLSKEEGIRARSELIFEERITTKLIVSVYYNWARCVLSSFNHKKAGEARKMKRNKMGNKILIVLLSWIFICSSLFPSTTFGVQPASADSGPITLLYDFGTATSPVMSGYTGVHESKLYTKELGYGLDQAVASRNRSGGDALTNDFVLGLSYSFLVDLPNGDYDVTIFSGDLLAGTSTTKTTITLEGITAGSISSKQAVNQATYRTTVQDGQLTVGITGTGVGGYLNGLMIQQIVPGPLKAPEGLAVTNLSPTAVSLGWSSVTEAVYYNIYRTELPSGTIQPVAQVAVNSYVDSDVNEGGGYIYNVSAVNGTGEESALSASVTVDKIPGVEVPAAPTGLSIVSVGISSVQLSWNNVAGATRYTILRSDSADGTFHEIGQSETATFTDVAVDTSKRQYYGVKAANAQGESQLSNKVESLVYTPPVTLPDGNVYSFDFGPGAAAEGYLKVDAGVSYSPAVKYGFTDISKVTGVDRGTSDPLRSDFVVPKETTFNVDLPNGDYTVSLIAGDSAGDTDIGIKVESIQKVQQTSKTNGQYLEMNFDIALVDGQMNFVFSGTKPNINALVITKQPDRPANELPAVYIAGDSTVQTYDPYWIPQAGWGQMIAEFFSQEVTFKNHAIGGRSSKSFIVEGRLDEVLRKIQPGDYFLIQFGHNDATISVPDRYASPADYKNYLKTYVEGARQRGATPILVTPMGRRDFNAATGKFNVSFPEYVQAMKEVANELHVDLVDLSALSVAYYNSIGFAATRSVFLHLDAGIYGAFPNGSADDTHFQEYGAIQMARLLAKGIEQLNIPLSSFVQDIKQPETVPAKPKGLVAGSISNAGAVLKWDKVEGADIYKIYRKLASEAESAYTLAGTATVPTLTLSGMAEGNSYSVRVTAVNGLGESQPSDEVKLTTKSAQYRYDFGPVGSPVAAGYTEVNRNVLYTSERGYGLTSSEGMIDRDRGSATDALRRDFVIYFGGSYEFKVDLPNGYYSVKTYTGDWIGSAKTNVAIEGKDYGTVSSGKENIAEKLYNQIAVKDGQMNLVFSGTTAHLNGLEITPLLLAPTNLKLGGLDLNSEPITANLSWDEMDGALKYRVYRQATVASSAELLGETTGPVYTDTTADIGMEYIYTVTSVDSTGLESVGSNALKVSMIDPSVAKAAVPSGLAVQSTNKNDVTFTWNEVPDARMFNIYRAKSADGEFILIGKSFEASYTDTTILSTIPYYYKVASVNAGGISNLSATLETSAVTTLYRKMEALDRAPVAVKTDAGVYISWRMLGLDSESIGFNLYRGEEKLNDSLITQSTNYLDTSGTADAKYRITSVINGVEKAASEEFSVWQKQYLSIPLQKPADDYTKDGQPYTYSAGDASVGDVDGDGVYEIIMLWSPSNSKDNSQAGYTGLVYMDAYKLDGTRLWRINLGPNIRAGAHYSPFMVYDLDSDGRAEIMLKTADGTVDGQGTVIGDASADYRNSSGYVLLGNEYLTVFEGATGRAVDTVSYDPPRGDVGAWGDAYGNRVDRFLAAVAYLDGEQPSVIFSRGYYTRTVLAAYNYRGGKLEKVWRFDSNDEGYGEYAGQGNHNLSVGDVDGDGKDEITFGAMAIDDDGLPLYNTKLGHGDAIHFGDLDPTRPGLEVFDVHEHTDSKYGIEMRDAATGETLWGVFTGIDTGRGMSADIDPRYTGEEVWAATITNEVQIPVTGVYSAQGELITNKLPSSTNFGIWWDGDLLRELLDSNRVDKWDYTNQTTANLLTATGASSNNGTKANPSLQADLFGDWREEVIWRATDSSELRIYTTTDMTDYRIRTLMHDPIYRLGVAWQNVGYNQPPHPGFFLGEGMELPAAPKIQYVGSPVETEDTTPPVITGLPSIQMSESDILKVQVVAEDPESGIRSLDITFDGKEVVYGDEIPLKGLAGSHTFIATAVNNAGLSTTEQVIVVVSGPQKATGVPGQPVLSNNNGQDIGLLDGDYKITMNMWWGNNGTVYKLYENGTLIDTQTLRDDSPAAQTAMTSVTGKENGTYTYKAELTNAFGTTASTSHVVTVKDAAPGKPVLSNDNWDGDGEYKVTMNLWWGMNGKVYRLYENGVLIDTQTLTANTPNAQTASTSITNRSPGAYEYRVELMNDQGVSESTVMKVTVK; from the coding sequence ATGATTGCATCTGGAAATTATTCTCCAGAAAAGTATCTGAGTAAGGAGGAGGGGATACGCGCACGAAGTGAACTTATATTTGAAGAACGAATAACAACGAAGCTTATTGTAAGCGTTTACTACAACTGGGCCAGATGCGTACTAAGTTCTTTTAATCATAAGAAAGCGGGTGAAGCACGGAAGATGAAGAGAAATAAAATGGGGAATAAAATACTTATTGTGTTATTGTCGTGGATCTTCATTTGTTCATCTCTATTTCCCTCTACAACATTTGGGGTGCAACCAGCCAGTGCGGATTCAGGTCCAATAACTTTGCTATATGATTTTGGAACGGCGACAAGTCCTGTAATGAGTGGTTATACAGGGGTGCATGAATCTAAGTTGTATACGAAGGAGCTAGGGTATGGTCTAGATCAGGCAGTTGCCTCGAGAAATCGCTCGGGTGGAGATGCGCTGACTAATGATTTTGTACTGGGTTTGTCCTATTCCTTTCTGGTGGATCTTCCTAATGGGGATTACGACGTGACTATATTCTCAGGAGATTTATTGGCAGGTACGAGTACAACTAAAACTACGATTACTTTGGAAGGAATAACGGCCGGTTCAATAAGCAGCAAGCAGGCTGTAAATCAAGCCACCTACCGCACGACTGTCCAAGACGGTCAACTGACCGTTGGCATTACGGGTACAGGGGTTGGGGGATATTTAAATGGACTTATGATTCAGCAAATCGTGCCCGGTCCATTGAAGGCTCCTGAGGGCTTAGCGGTTACGAATCTTTCGCCTACTGCGGTTTCCTTGGGGTGGAGCAGCGTGACGGAAGCGGTCTATTACAATATATATCGGACTGAGCTTCCAAGCGGAACAATCCAACCGGTAGCTCAAGTTGCTGTTAACAGCTATGTGGATTCAGACGTAAATGAAGGCGGTGGCTACATTTATAATGTGTCTGCTGTCAATGGAACTGGTGAGGAGTCTGCTTTGAGCGCATCTGTGACGGTAGATAAAATTCCGGGTGTAGAGGTTCCAGCAGCACCAACTGGCCTTTCAATTGTCAGTGTAGGTATAAGTTCTGTTCAACTAAGTTGGAACAATGTGGCTGGAGCAACCCGTTATACAATCTTAAGGTCTGATTCAGCAGATGGAACCTTCCATGAGATTGGGCAGTCGGAGACGGCGACATTTACAGATGTAGCAGTGGATACCTCTAAACGGCAATATTATGGGGTAAAAGCTGCTAATGCCCAAGGAGAATCCCAGTTATCTAACAAAGTGGAAAGTTTGGTATACACGCCACCGGTAACATTGCCAGATGGAAATGTATATTCCTTTGATTTTGGCCCAGGTGCTGCGGCGGAAGGCTATCTTAAGGTAGATGCCGGAGTATCTTATTCTCCTGCCGTTAAATATGGCTTTACGGATATATCAAAGGTAACGGGTGTAGACCGGGGAACCTCTGATCCTTTGCGATCAGACTTTGTAGTACCTAAGGAAACTACTTTTAATGTGGATTTACCGAATGGCGATTATACTGTCTCACTTATCGCTGGAGATAGCGCCGGAGACACAGACATTGGCATCAAGGTTGAATCCATTCAAAAGGTTCAGCAGACAAGTAAAACAAATGGTCAGTATTTGGAAATGAACTTTGATATCGCTTTGGTGGATGGTCAAATGAACTTTGTATTCTCTGGCACGAAGCCTAATATCAATGCTCTTGTGATTACTAAGCAGCCAGATCGTCCTGCTAATGAATTGCCTGCAGTTTATATTGCGGGTGATTCCACTGTGCAGACTTATGATCCTTACTGGATACCACAGGCTGGCTGGGGGCAAATGATCGCGGAATTCTTTAGTCAGGAGGTAACCTTTAAGAATCACGCAATCGGAGGTCGCAGCTCTAAGTCATTTATTGTAGAGGGACGGCTGGATGAAGTACTGCGAAAGATACAGCCGGGTGATTATTTCCTTATCCAGTTTGGCCACAATGACGCAACGATTAGCGTTCCTGATCGGTATGCCTCACCAGCGGATTACAAAAATTATTTAAAAACATATGTTGAGGGTGCTAGACAAAGAGGAGCCACTCCGATTCTGGTGACCCCAATGGGGCGCAGAGATTTTAATGCTGCCACGGGAAAATTTAATGTGAGTTTCCCTGAATATGTGCAAGCGATGAAAGAGGTAGCCAATGAGCTGCATGTGGATTTGGTTGATCTTAGCGCGCTAAGTGTCGCTTATTACAATTCTATCGGTTTTGCAGCTACACGCTCTGTATTCCTTCACCTCGATGCCGGGATATATGGTGCTTTTCCGAATGGATCGGCAGACGATACTCACTTTCAAGAGTATGGAGCGATCCAAATGGCCCGCCTGCTGGCGAAAGGAATTGAGCAATTAAACATTCCGCTTTCCAGCTTTGTACAGGACATTAAGCAACCCGAAACAGTGCCTGCAAAACCAAAAGGTCTTGTAGCGGGAAGTATCAGTAATGCAGGTGCAGTGCTGAAGTGGGATAAAGTAGAGGGCGCTGATATTTATAAAATCTATCGTAAGCTAGCGTCAGAAGCTGAATCTGCTTATACATTGGCAGGAACAGCCACTGTTCCAACTTTAACATTAAGCGGGATGGCAGAAGGTAACAGCTACTCAGTCCGAGTGACTGCAGTCAATGGACTAGGTGAGTCTCAGCCTTCGGATGAAGTGAAGCTGACTACGAAATCTGCGCAGTATCGTTATGATTTTGGACCTGTTGGCTCACCCGTTGCGGCAGGTTATACGGAAGTGAATCGTAACGTACTTTATACATCAGAGCGTGGATACGGTCTGACCTCAAGCGAAGGTATGATCGATCGAGATCGCGGTAGTGCGACTGATGCCCTTCGTAGAGATTTCGTTATCTATTTTGGAGGATCGTATGAATTTAAAGTTGATTTACCGAATGGTTATTACTCCGTTAAGACCTATACAGGAGATTGGATTGGTTCTGCCAAGACGAACGTAGCGATTGAAGGCAAAGATTATGGAACGGTCTCCTCAGGCAAGGAAAATATTGCTGAGAAGCTGTATAACCAAATCGCTGTCAAAGATGGTCAGATGAATCTTGTTTTTAGTGGCACAACGGCCCATCTCAATGGACTGGAAATCACACCTCTATTATTAGCTCCAACGAATCTGAAGCTGGGTGGTCTGGATTTAAACAGCGAGCCTATTACAGCCAATCTTTCTTGGGATGAAATGGATGGTGCACTGAAATACCGAGTCTATCGGCAGGCAACTGTTGCTAGCAGCGCGGAGCTGCTAGGTGAAACAACGGGGCCAGTTTACACAGATACTACTGCGGATATCGGTATGGAATACATCTATACGGTAACTTCGGTCGATAGCACAGGACTGGAATCCGTAGGCTCCAATGCCTTAAAGGTGTCTATGATTGATCCATCTGTTGCAAAAGCAGCCGTACCTAGTGGTCTAGCTGTACAATCTACCAACAAAAATGATGTGACCTTTACGTGGAATGAAGTGCCTGATGCCCGGATGTTCAACATTTATCGTGCGAAATCCGCAGACGGTGAGTTCATCCTGATCGGCAAATCATTTGAAGCTTCGTACACAGACACTACTATTCTGAGTACGATTCCTTACTATTACAAAGTAGCCTCGGTCAACGCTGGGGGCATCTCTAATCTATCCGCTACACTGGAAACCTCAGCGGTGACAACACTATATCGGAAGATGGAAGCGCTGGATCGTGCGCCTGTTGCGGTTAAGACAGATGCGGGTGTTTATATCAGCTGGCGGATGTTAGGTCTGGATTCAGAATCGATTGGATTCAATCTGTATCGTGGGGAAGAGAAGCTAAATGATTCGTTAATTACGCAAAGCACGAACTATCTCGACACTTCCGGTACAGCTGACGCCAAGTACAGAATTACATCAGTAATCAATGGAGTCGAAAAAGCGGCTTCGGAAGAATTCAGCGTATGGCAGAAGCAATACCTATCTATCCCCTTGCAAAAACCAGCAGATGATTACACCAAAGATGGTCAGCCTTATACGTATAGTGCAGGGGATGCAAGTGTAGGGGATGTGGATGGTGATGGGGTGTACGAAATCATCATGTTATGGTCGCCTTCGAACAGCAAAGATAATTCCCAGGCAGGTTACACAGGACTAGTCTACATGGATGCTTATAAGCTAGATGGCACACGTTTATGGCGGATTAATTTAGGGCCTAATATCCGTGCTGGCGCGCATTATTCACCATTCATGGTTTACGATTTGGACAGTGATGGTCGTGCTGAGATTATGCTGAAGACAGCAGATGGTACGGTTGATGGTCAAGGTACCGTGATCGGTGATGCAAGTGCAGACTATCGCAATAGCTCGGGTTATGTGCTCCTCGGCAATGAGTATTTAACAGTGTTCGAAGGGGCAACAGGCCGGGCAGTGGATACGGTTAGTTATGATCCGCCGCGTGGTGATGTGGGCGCTTGGGGCGATGCCTATGGTAATCGGGTGGACCGCTTTTTAGCCGCCGTAGCTTACTTAGATGGTGAACAGCCAAGCGTGATTTTTAGCCGTGGTTATTACACTAGAACCGTGCTTGCAGCTTACAATTATCGTGGTGGCAAGCTCGAAAAAGTATGGCGTTTCGATTCCAACGATGAAGGATATGGAGAGTATGCCGGTCAAGGCAACCATAACCTTTCTGTTGGAGATGTAGACGGTGATGGGAAGGATGAGATAACCTTCGGTGCGATGGCGATCGATGATGATGGATTACCACTGTACAATACAAAGCTTGGTCATGGGGATGCAATCCATTTCGGAGACCTTGACCCTACCAGACCTGGACTGGAAGTCTTTGATGTTCATGAGCATACGGATTCGAAATATGGTATTGAAATGCGCGATGCAGCTACAGGGGAAACCTTATGGGGTGTGTTCACGGGAATTGATACTGGACGCGGAATGTCAGCAGATATTGACCCGCGTTATACCGGTGAAGAGGTATGGGCTGCAACGATTACCAATGAGGTGCAGATTCCTGTTACAGGCGTATATAGTGCACAGGGAGAGCTAATCACGAATAAGCTGCCTTCTTCTACGAATTTTGGCATTTGGTGGGACGGTGATCTTTTACGTGAATTGCTGGATTCTAATCGAGTGGATAAGTGGGATTACACCAACCAGACAACAGCTAATTTGTTGACGGCAACTGGAGCCTCTTCTAATAATGGCACCAAGGCGAATCCGAGCTTGCAGGCGGATCTGTTCGGGGATTGGCGTGAAGAAGTGATCTGGCGAGCAACGGACAGTTCTGAATTACGAATCTATACAACAACGGATATGACAGATTATCGTATTCGCACTTTGATGCATGATCCGATCTACCGACTGGGAGTGGCTTGGCAGAACGTGGGTTATAATCAACCTCCGCATCCTGGATTTTTTCTTGGCGAAGGCATGGAACTACCAGCTGCACCAAAAATTCAATATGTAGGCTCGCCTGTGGAAACAGAGGACACTACGCCGCCTGTAATCACTGGTTTACCTTCTATTCAAATGAGTGAATCGGATATCTTGAAGGTACAGGTCGTAGCAGAAGATCCTGAGTCTGGTATTCGTAGTCTGGATATCACCTTTGATGGAAAAGAAGTTGTCTATGGAGATGAGATTCCACTCAAAGGACTTGCGGGATCGCATACGTTCATCGCAACAGCTGTGAATAACGCTGGACTCTCGACGACTGAACAAGTAATTGTGGTCGTAAGTGGACCTCAGAAGGCAACAGGAGTTCCGGGACAACCGGTTCTATCCAATAACAATGGGCAGGATATAGGACTCTTGGACGGGGATTACAAAATCACAATGAATATGTGGTGGGGCAATAACGGTACGGTCTACAAGCTTTATGAGAACGGTACCTTGATTGACACGCAAACCTTACGTGATGACTCCCCAGCCGCACAGACCGCGATGACTAGTGTTACTGGAAAAGAAAACGGAACCTATACCTACAAGGCTGAGCTAACCAATGCTTTTGGAACAACGGCATCTACTTCTCATGTGGTTACTGTGAAGGATGCTGCGCCAGGTAAGCCAGTGTTATCTAATGACAACTGGGATGGTGATGGAGAGTATAAAGTGACCATGAATCTATGGTGGGGGATGAACGGCAAAGTGTATCGCTTGTATGAGAATGGAGTACTGATCGATACACAGACTTTAACAGCAAATACTCCGAATGCCCAAACGGCTTCTACTTCTATCACGAATCGATCTCCGGGTGCTTATGAATACCGGGTAGAACTGATGAATGATCAAGGCGTAAGTGAAAGTACAGTCATGAAAGTCACGGTAAAATAA
- a CDS encoding mandelate racemase/muconate lactonizing enzyme family protein, whose product MSLIKEVITEYYRIPLPEIMEDAKHGLHTHFEVPIVKIRTDDGREGVGYTYTGGFGGKAICSLIANELTHILLGKDASCVESIWEQMNWGIHYVARGGLASFAIAACDIALWDLRAKKADEPLYKLLGGASNEVKCYGGAIDLNFPLEKLLRNNQKYLDMGLKAVKIKLGQKTLAEDVERVAAVRQLIGPDVAFMVDANMSWSVEKAIKAAREFLKYDILFLEEPTIPEDYAGYARIAEESGIAVAGGENLRTLTEFHHMLQYGHVDFPQPDASNIGGITGWLKVAHLTQAYNLSVSTHGMQELHVSLLAAMPNAGYLEMHSFPIDQYTTRPLVINKDNGMAIAPDVIGTGVTFDWDKLAPHKQHY is encoded by the coding sequence ATGTCTCTAATTAAAGAAGTTATTACAGAGTACTATCGTATCCCTTTACCAGAAATCATGGAGGACGCTAAACACGGCCTGCACACTCACTTTGAAGTTCCCATTGTCAAAATAAGAACGGATGACGGTCGTGAAGGGGTAGGTTATACCTATACTGGCGGATTTGGCGGCAAAGCGATTTGCTCACTAATTGCGAATGAATTAACTCATATCTTACTCGGCAAGGACGCTAGCTGTGTGGAAAGTATCTGGGAGCAGATGAACTGGGGAATACATTATGTTGCTCGCGGGGGGTTGGCTAGCTTCGCCATTGCAGCATGTGACATTGCTTTATGGGATTTACGTGCGAAGAAAGCAGATGAACCCCTCTACAAACTTCTGGGTGGCGCAAGCAATGAGGTCAAATGTTATGGTGGAGCGATTGATTTAAATTTCCCATTAGAAAAGCTCCTGCGCAACAATCAAAAATACTTAGATATGGGTTTGAAGGCTGTCAAAATTAAACTAGGTCAAAAAACATTAGCTGAAGATGTGGAACGAGTGGCAGCGGTGCGCCAATTAATCGGTCCAGATGTAGCCTTTATGGTCGATGCGAATATGAGCTGGAGTGTAGAAAAAGCAATCAAAGCCGCACGAGAGTTTTTGAAATACGATATTCTTTTCTTAGAAGAACCAACGATTCCAGAAGATTACGCCGGCTATGCACGTATCGCAGAAGAGTCAGGCATTGCTGTTGCAGGCGGAGAGAACTTGCGGACATTAACTGAATTTCATCACATGCTGCAATATGGTCATGTCGATTTCCCGCAACCCGATGCTTCCAATATAGGTGGGATTACGGGCTGGTTAAAGGTAGCTCACTTAACACAAGCGTATAACCTTTCCGTCTCCACGCATGGAATGCAGGAATTACATGTTAGTTTGTTAGCGGCTATGCCAAACGCAGGTTATCTGGAAATGCATAGCTTCCCTATCGATCAATACACTACGCGTCCACTAGTGATTAACAAAGATAATGGAATGGCTATTGCGCCGGATGTTATAGGCACTGGCGTTACCTTTGACTGGGATAAACTAGCACCACACAAACAACATTACTAA